In the Candidatus Saccharibacteria bacterium oral taxon 488 genome, one interval contains:
- a CDS encoding D-alanyl-D-alanine carboxypeptidase family protein has protein sequence MKITKRSGKRTLFISLSAVLVIAGSAVVTYFALRHFNPPRTTAQQPINTKQPDPVPTPKEKTPDSPKPPAPAAPIIIALPRATPIPARIVNNADDADLWKIANKSRAFANPRYQPSDLRIVSVPTLPGRGQDERSLRAVLMPDLEKLVAAARAAGVTLRVGSGYRSYATQASLFASYARRHGEAAASRFSSRPGHSEHQSGLAVDFAGADQTCWVDNCFEGTAAGKWLAAHAHEYGFILRYPKGKESITGYQYEPWHFRYVGRELAGALHQSGLTMEEAWSYIEKAMTKLKQRGTQ, from the coding sequence ATGAAAATTACCAAACGCTCAGGGAAACGCACATTATTCATCAGTCTCAGCGCCGTACTAGTCATCGCCGGGAGCGCTGTGGTGACGTATTTCGCTCTCCGTCATTTCAACCCGCCACGTACCACCGCTCAGCAGCCAATTAACACAAAGCAGCCCGATCCCGTACCAACACCCAAGGAAAAAACTCCCGACAGCCCGAAGCCCCCAGCGCCAGCCGCACCAATTATCATCGCTCTACCGCGCGCTACACCGATCCCCGCCCGCATTGTCAACAACGCTGATGACGCTGATCTCTGGAAAATCGCCAACAAATCCCGGGCCTTTGCCAATCCTCGCTATCAGCCAAGCGACCTCCGCATCGTTAGCGTACCGACATTACCCGGCCGCGGCCAAGACGAGCGCTCACTCCGCGCCGTCCTCATGCCTGATCTCGAGAAGTTAGTCGCCGCTGCCCGCGCCGCTGGCGTCACGCTCCGCGTCGGCTCAGGCTACCGCAGCTACGCCACCCAAGCCTCACTCTTTGCCAGCTACGCCCGCCGACACGGCGAGGCTGCAGCCAGCCGCTTTAGCTCGCGCCCCGGACACAGCGAGCATCAATCAGGCCTGGCGGTTGACTTCGCTGGCGCCGATCAAACCTGCTGGGTGGATAATTGTTTTGAAGGAACCGCCGCCGGCAAATGGCTGGCCGCCCACGCTCATGAATACGGCTTTATTCTGCGCTATCCGAAGGGTAAGGAATCGATCACCGGCTATCAATACGAGCCATGGCATTTTCGCTACGTCGGGCGGGAGCTAGCGGGTGCGCTGCACCAGTCGGGCTTGACGATGGAGGAGGCTTGGTCGTATATTGAAAAGGCAATGACCAAACTCAAGCAGCGAGGAACACAATAA
- the xth gene encoding exodeoxyribonuclease III translates to MRLFSWNVNGIRAVINKGEFARFLQTYDPDIVCLQETKAARDQVEINLPEYHEHFYSAAKKGYSGTAILSKIRPLHWRDGLPPAIIERFNLTGDQYGNPADEGRIITAEFDDFWVVTCYTPNSKGDLSRLKLRHEQWDPAVLAYLEELELVKPVLYCGDMNVAHQEIDLANPKPNVGRHGFTDEEREGFQNYLDAGFIDIFRAAFPEKTDAYTWWTHWANARARNVGWRIDYWLASREIAGRVTNPQIHAEQMGSDHCPVSIEVTI, encoded by the coding sequence ATGCGATTATTTTCCTGGAACGTCAATGGTATCCGCGCTGTCATCAACAAGGGCGAGTTTGCCCGCTTCCTGCAAACCTATGATCCGGATATTGTATGCCTCCAAGAGACCAAGGCCGCCCGCGACCAGGTAGAAATTAATCTGCCAGAGTATCACGAACATTTCTATTCAGCCGCCAAAAAAGGTTATTCCGGCACGGCGATTTTGTCGAAAATCCGGCCGCTGCACTGGCGCGATGGGTTGCCGCCGGCTATCATCGAGCGGTTTAATTTGACCGGCGATCAATATGGCAATCCAGCGGACGAGGGGCGCATCATCACTGCCGAGTTCGACGATTTTTGGGTGGTGACCTGCTATACGCCAAATTCAAAGGGGGATTTGAGCCGGCTGAAATTACGCCATGAGCAGTGGGATCCAGCGGTGCTGGCGTATCTGGAGGAGTTGGAGCTCGTCAAGCCAGTACTATACTGCGGCGATATGAACGTGGCGCATCAAGAAATTGACCTAGCGAACCCTAAGCCCAATGTCGGCAGGCACGGTTTCACTGACGAGGAGCGCGAGGGTTTTCAGAATTATCTGGACGCTGGATTTATCGACATCTTCCGGGCGGCGTTTCCCGAAAAAACCGACGCCTACACCTGGTGGACGCACTGGGCCAACGCCCGGGCGCGCAACGTCGGCTGGCGGATTGACTATTGGCTGGCATCGCGTGAAATCGCCGGGCGCGTCACCAACCCACAGATTCACGCCGAACAAATGGGCAGCGATCACTGCCCGGTAAGCATTGAGGTTACGATATGA
- a CDS encoding glycosyltransferase: MTKKTSRIVVNMISESEFTVQGHGVHTAYKEITGALEKQPAIDIAINTNRSADIVHVQTVGMYALGRLLRKNGKKIVSAHLVPDSFIGSLRAARYWKPVGKLWLKFFYSRADLVLACSKMVHDELVHDMKLSNVKVLYNTVDMARYRVTADDRRVARQALHLTERDFVVIGNGQVQPRKRLDTFISIARAMPDVTFYWIGGIPFKHLGAKYESMQKLINSVPPNLTVTGVIPLEDVRQYYMAADVFVLPATQENHPVCVLEAAGAGLPIVLRDIPQYDDTFRGSAVMAGTDEQFIQLVTRLRTDASFRQSAIHGAKKIAERFDSGAGAKRLVAMYQELLKEDEECA; the protein is encoded by the coding sequence ATGACTAAAAAGACATCCCGAATCGTGGTCAATATGATTTCGGAAAGTGAGTTTACGGTCCAAGGACATGGTGTACATACAGCTTATAAGGAGATTACTGGTGCCTTGGAAAAACAGCCTGCTATTGATATTGCCATTAACACTAATCGATCGGCAGATATAGTTCATGTCCAGACAGTGGGTATGTATGCATTGGGACGGTTACTGCGCAAAAACGGTAAAAAAATTGTTTCAGCACACTTGGTACCAGATAGTTTCATTGGATCATTGAGGGCGGCCAGATACTGGAAGCCAGTTGGTAAATTGTGGCTAAAGTTCTTCTACAGCCGGGCCGACCTTGTGTTGGCCTGTTCCAAGATGGTACATGATGAGCTGGTTCATGACATGAAATTGTCTAACGTCAAAGTGTTATATAATACAGTTGACATGGCGCGATATCGGGTTACTGCTGATGATCGCCGTGTTGCGCGTCAAGCGTTACATTTGACAGAACGTGATTTCGTCGTCATCGGTAATGGCCAAGTGCAGCCTCGCAAACGACTTGATACCTTTATATCAATCGCTCGTGCAATGCCGGATGTTACGTTTTATTGGATTGGCGGTATTCCATTTAAACATCTTGGGGCTAAATACGAGTCAATGCAAAAACTTATTAATTCAGTTCCTCCTAACCTTACGGTAACCGGTGTTATACCGCTCGAAGATGTGCGCCAGTATTATATGGCAGCTGATGTGTTTGTATTGCCGGCTACTCAGGAAAATCATCCTGTGTGTGTACTGGAGGCAGCTGGTGCTGGATTGCCGATAGTATTGCGTGATATTCCGCAGTATGACGATACATTTCGTGGCTCGGCAGTTATGGCGGGTACTGATGAGCAATTTATTCAATTAGTGACCCGTCTCAGAACAGATGCGTCTTTTCGCCAGTCAGCAATTCATGGTGCTAAAAAAATTGCTGAACGATTTGATAGCGGTGCTGGCGCCAAGCGCTTAGTCGCGATGTATCAAGAGTTGCTAAAAGAAGATGAGGAATGCGCGTAG
- a CDS encoding glycosyltransferase yields the protein MRVGLFTDTYRPSINGIVFVVESLKRELEALGHEVYVFCPAKSMNPAKQAELLNEDPDSHIVRFPSIKGAFFDDYDTSVFFPPAVQRRIKELELDIVHIFTPSQIGLVGVSAAHKQQIPLVIQHCTDMYEFAEHYPAVLPGILTLAGVVLPLSIKLRGRDLFELVKLYRPRGITKWNRAIIECVITILYSKADAVIALSRKSVAQLSGWQDDDHLYDLTLLPNGVNALPRPSAAQLKAFRAQWGLRASDEVFGFIGRLGEEKNLPILIKAFDKYVAKARPKSKLLFVGDFEYRKKLEAMAAESKYADRIIFTGALPREELGVAYQALDVFCFPSLKDTQGWVLHEAAHARKPIIIIDTQVSEVVRDGVNGIFVKNRPKSMADAIITLLRSPARRARFGAESKRLAVTFTERRQVRKLEKLYRRVIAQKAAAASRDLDRAA from the coding sequence ATGCGCGTAGGCTTATTCACCGATACCTATCGACCGTCGATTAACGGCATCGTTTTTGTGGTCGAATCGCTCAAGCGTGAGCTCGAGGCGCTGGGCCACGAAGTCTACGTATTCTGCCCCGCCAAGTCGATGAATCCCGCCAAACAAGCCGAGCTGCTCAACGAAGATCCGGATTCGCACATCGTTCGCTTTCCATCAATCAAGGGTGCGTTTTTTGATGATTACGATACGTCGGTGTTCTTCCCGCCGGCAGTGCAGCGCCGCATCAAAGAGCTGGAGCTGGACATCGTGCACATCTTTACGCCGTCGCAAATTGGGCTGGTTGGCGTCAGTGCGGCGCACAAGCAGCAGATCCCCCTCGTCATCCAGCACTGCACCGATATGTACGAATTTGCCGAGCATTATCCGGCGGTACTGCCGGGGATTTTGACACTGGCTGGCGTGGTGCTACCACTGTCGATTAAGCTAAGGGGCCGTGATTTATTTGAACTGGTCAAGCTGTACCGGCCGCGTGGTATCACCAAATGGAACCGGGCCATCATCGAGTGCGTCATCACTATTCTCTACAGCAAAGCCGACGCCGTCATCGCCCTCAGTCGCAAAAGTGTCGCTCAGCTCAGTGGCTGGCAGGACGATGATCATCTGTATGATTTGACATTGCTGCCAAATGGTGTCAATGCCCTGCCGCGACCGTCGGCGGCTCAGCTCAAGGCCTTTCGGGCGCAGTGGGGTCTCCGGGCATCTGATGAAGTATTTGGTTTTATTGGGCGGCTGGGTGAAGAGAAAAACTTACCGATTTTGATCAAGGCCTTTGACAAGTACGTCGCCAAGGCTCGCCCTAAATCCAAATTGCTGTTCGTTGGCGATTTCGAGTACCGCAAAAAACTTGAGGCGATGGCGGCCGAGAGTAAGTACGCTGATCGGATTATCTTTACCGGCGCTTTGCCGCGCGAGGAATTAGGCGTGGCTTACCAGGCGCTGGATGTGTTTTGCTTCCCGTCACTCAAGGATACGCAAGGCTGGGTATTACACGAAGCGGCGCACGCTCGTAAGCCAATTATCATCATTGACACGCAAGTATCAGAGGTAGTGCGTGACGGCGTGAACGGTATCTTCGTAAAAAATCGGCCCAAGAGCATGGCGGATGCCATCATTACGCTGCTCCGTTCACCGGCCCGTCGAGCGAGGTTTGGCGCTGAGAGCAAAAGATTAGCGGTCACGTTCACCGAGCGCCGCCAAGTCCGCAAATTAGAGAAATTATATCGCCGGGTTATCGCCCAGAAAGCTGCCGCCGCGTCTCGCGATCTTGATCGCGCCGCTTGA
- the smpB gene encoding SsrA-binding protein SmpB: MTKPTKTKKPSTHAVVNRRARFDYELGEEVVAGLVLTGMEVRAAREGHVQLKGAFVSLRGGELWLNNASFSLRLNVRGQANARSVDTSARKLLVSKRQLTRFTEAKKQGMTIVPTKLLTNGKFIKVVIALAKGKKTYDKRETIKRRDQDRETRRQLSGR; the protein is encoded by the coding sequence GTGACCAAGCCCACCAAGACCAAAAAACCATCCACTCACGCCGTCGTAAATCGCCGAGCGCGATTTGACTATGAGTTGGGCGAGGAGGTTGTGGCCGGGCTGGTGCTGACGGGCATGGAAGTGCGCGCTGCCAGGGAAGGGCACGTGCAGCTCAAGGGCGCATTCGTTAGTCTGCGCGGCGGTGAGTTGTGGCTAAATAATGCTAGTTTTTCACTGCGGCTCAATGTTCGCGGCCAAGCCAACGCCCGCAGCGTTGACACTTCAGCGCGAAAATTATTAGTCAGCAAACGCCAATTAACGCGCTTTACTGAGGCAAAAAAGCAGGGCATGACCATTGTGCCGACCAAATTATTGACTAACGGCAAGTTCATTAAGGTGGTCATCGCCCTCGCCAAAGGCAAAAAAACCTATGACAAGCGCGAGACCATCAAGCGGCGCGATCAAGATCGCGAGACGCGGCGGCAGCTTTCTGGGCGATAA